The region TGCCCGTCTACGAAACCCGtcccatgcatgcatgcatttATGATACAGTCTACGAAATATAGCCATGCCAGCAACACCCAGACGCCTGCGCATCGCCGCTCCATGACGGCGCCCCCGACCAGGAACCCTCGCCCACCTACCCTTCCGCGTTTCACGTATTCTTACGAAACTTATCACGAATCTCATCTTCGCTGAATCTCCGCGTCAGCGTCTTCAGCAGAGCGACCCTGCCTTCCATGGTGAGGTCGATCTGCGCGCCCATGGGCACCATGCACCGCGCGAGGTGCTCATAGTCCTTCATCATCAGCCGCGCCGTGATCATGAGGAAATCGATGTTGTGGAAGACGAGCGCCCCCTCTCTGGCGTACGTCGGCTTCTGCTCCAGGAAGGAGATGGGATGATCGCGCCAGTGCCGCAGCGGGTTGAGGTGGTGAGACGTGTGATAGCCGTCGTTGAAGCAGAATCGGTTGCTCTGTGTATGGTCATCAGCACGGACCCTCGAACAAGGGCTCATCTGTGTCGCTTGGCTCGACTTACCGCCACGTCAATGAGCGTTATGCTGGACCGAAAGTCCGAGTCCGGCTCATCTGCGTCCACAAAGGCGTGCTGACCCCAGTTTCCAACCATGAGGCCCAGCCGCAGGATCAGGAACGGCAGCAGGTACACAAACAGCgtcgccttgccgccgaaGCGCGTCGCCATGATGTAATAGTACAGGTAGGTGAGGAACTCCCAGCCCGCGGCACGCACGGCCATGGAGGGCCTGTTCTTGCGCAAAAAGTACAGCGGCAGGTCGACccagacgaggaagaagaagcggccCACGTAACGAACAAAgtcggcgaggctgtcgcgCTGGTAGCGGATCGTCGAGGACAAGTCGTCCGGGCCGTTGCCCTCgacgtggtggtgcttgACGTGATGGTAGTAGTACGTGTTCCAGCTATGGCCCATCAGCGGGTCGAGGATATATGGGAAGAGCTTGTCGAAAAT is a window of Purpureocillium takamizusanense chromosome 10, complete sequence DNA encoding:
- a CDS encoding uncharacterized protein (COG:S~TransMembrane:4 (i142-162o168-188i257-277o297-322i)~EggNog:ENOG503Q6XU), whose translation is MEQHLVFDTGLTRADHVVLKNLARDVAAADAATAVAHQQHKQQLSIPVDDVIDHDSGIGSEESSHHEDEAINTPCEKDSPDDTAGDVARLKAMRDPASDKFEPTVLLTVDDCASYVSPTFNRYVLQPYIAWARRITRHETDVAMITHLIMYFTTSLPSAILLYNRFSYVHGVIHVAMHFYFLGTYTLMMHQHIHQRGILAKQYAIFDKLFPYILDPLMGHSWNTYYYHHVKHHHVEGNGPDDLSSTIRYQRDSLADFVRYVGRFFFLVWVDLPLYFLRKNRPSMAVRAAGWEFLTYLYYYIMATRFGGKATLFVYLLPFLILRLGLMVGNWGQHAFVDADEPDSDFRSSITLIDVASNRFCFNDGYHTSHHLNPLRHWRDHPISFLEQKPTYAREGALVFHNIDFLMITARLMMKDYEHLARCMVPMGAQIDLTMEGRVALLKTLTRRFSEDEIRDKFRKNT